The DNA window CCACGACAAAGAGCTGCCCACACGAGCTCGGCAACCCCCAGGCGCAGCGGCGCGACAAACCCATCACTCCCGATAGGGCTCCAGACGAAGCGCTACGGGCACAGCCCACCTCATCAGGCGACGAAGAAATACAGAATCACATTTACATTCGGACAGCGGTGTGGCAGAAGCTGCGAGGAATTAAAGGtgccgcgacgctgctcaaggacaagtAGCGAGCCGCATGTAGTATATCTTCTTCCGGAGGGTCTTGGTCACACCTCAAGGATGTCTGAGCACTTTGATTTCTCTGAAAGCCAGGCACCTTGGCTCCGCTACCTTCTTGCCAAGCCGTATATCCTACAGGGACTGGCTCGGCAACAAATTCGCCCCGAGTCCTGCGCAGTCTACCTCGCACGAAGTAGCGGCGTTTCCATGCGCATTCGCAGGGTGATTATTGAGCTACGCACAGCTCCTGCCGCAGTGTTCAGTCTACAGAAAATACTCGTTCGCCGGGTGAGAAAAGACGGCTACCTCGGGGAGAGTCGGcagggtggtgatgggctTGGCAATGTCTCGCGCGTGGAGCCGCGTGGAGAATGAGGCGGTCTGCAAACAGAACTGGCACGAGGGGCACCATGCCGGAGATGTTCAGTTATTGGCGAGGGTGCATCACGGCGCTTCCACGGTAGGCAATAAAAGCGTCCAAATTGTTAAATCTTCGTTTTATAAGAACATGGCAAACAGCGACTTTGCTCTGCGCGAGGGAACAAGAGACACAGTGCCGCCACCGGGTGGTTGTCATCCGCAAGTGGGCAGCACCCCGGATTTGCAGTATACTGTAGTCAGGTGGCCTCGCAGAGCAGCTTGGGTAGACGTACGAAACAGCACAGCTGCGCCAAGGTAGTACTGCACTCGTGTCACTCAGCATTTCCATTTCGACGCAGCAGCGCACAAGGAAAAGCCCCGGGCTTGGCTGGCCACTACTACCAGGCTGGATGGCTCGCTCCCGTACCGAACTCCGCTACTCCCCTGTACCCGGCCGCATCCCCGCCCCTGGTCCTGCAGAATGCGATGCGCAAACACCGGCGAACTTTTCCCTGGGTGGGCTGCGTCGATGCAGCACCTCGTGCTCTTCTGCGGGCATCATGTGCTGTACCTAACGTGGTATGTAGGGTGTGCGGGTGTTACGCAAAAATGCGACCCTGGAACTGCTGGCCGGCCCCGCAGCAACATGCCTAGGCCTAGTACCTAACCGCCTAACcacccgcccccccctcctccccccctggGCCTCCAATCCCTGGGTGTCCCGCCCATGCGCGGTagcggcccgccgacgcgacGCATGAACCCCATTCTGGACGCTAAACAGTGACCTCATTCgtgcctttttttttctcttcctCGACCTTGTCTGTGCCtcttgtacttcgtatgcgTAGCACGCAGAACCACCAGCGGCGTTGCTCCCATCTGTCCGTGACAGCGACTCGAtctctcctcgccctctcccccACGTCTGCCGACTCgagagccgccgtcgcccgccatggcgaacaagcgcaagctcaagccgcagcagcagcggaccAAGCCGAAGCCTCTGCTGGAACGGCGCACGGGTGGCTCAAGCAAGGCACGtcccgagccgccgccgaagaagaagcaaaagacgaagcagcagcaacaacagcagcagcagcagcaagcccagCATGAGAAGCCCACCATCCCGTTCGAGCCCGAGGACCGGATactgctcgtcggcgagggcgaccttAGCTTCGCGGCGAGCATCGTCGCGCATCACGGGTGCGTCAACGTCACCGCGACGGTGCTGGAGAGGGACCATGCCGAGCTGGTCGCCAAGTACCCGACCGTCGATGAGAACATTGCGGTCTTCATGGGCACGGCACTTACTAAAGAGAAGAACAACGATGGTCTGCGAGGGGACAAGGAAGAGGCGAGCATCGCCAAGGATGGTGACCAGGCCCAAGGCGACGACTGCAGTGAccaggaagaagacgacgacgacgacgaagatgaggGGGAGGACGGTCCCGAAGACGGCCCGGAacaggaagaagacgatgaagaATCCTACAGcgccgacgaagacgaagacgacgccgacgcccccagACGCAAACCTCCCCTCCCCAAAAACAACAACCTCCTCTACCACATCGACGCCACCAAGCTCacgcccgccctc is part of the Purpureocillium takamizusanense chromosome 7, complete sequence genome and encodes:
- a CDS encoding 25S rRNA (uracil(2634)-N(3))-methyltransferase (COG:S~BUSCO:EOG09263W48~EggNog:ENOG503P02Z), which encodes MANKRKLKPQQQRTKPKPLLERRTGGSSKARPEPPPKKKQKTKQQQQQQQQQQAQHEKPTIPFEPEDRILLVGEGDLSFAASIVAHHGCVNVTATVLERDHAELVAKYPTVDENIAVFMGTALTKEKNNDGLRGDKEEASIAKDGDQAQGDDCSDQEEDDDDDEDEGEDGPEDGPEQEEDDEESYSADEDEDDADAPRRKPPLPKNNNLLYHIDATKLTPALLRAPHFQHILFNFPHVGGKSTDTNRQVRHNQSLLVAFFERATPALAPGGSLVVTLFEGEPYTLWNVRDLARHAGLAVERSFRFQAAAYPGYRHARTCGVVRSKRGDVVGGGGWRGEDRPARSYVFRRKGEVQAAEKKKKRKKGDDSSDDDDDN